A window from Nitrospirota bacterium encodes these proteins:
- the leuB gene encoding 3-isopropylmalate dehydrogenase, whose protein sequence is MKAKIAVLAGDGVGREIVPEAVKVLKAVAEKFQHGFEFLFGPVGGQAIDTVGVPLPQETLTLAKQSDAVLLGAVGGPKWEGLDYNLRPERALLGLREHLGLYANLRPAKLYPMLADASTLKREVIEGIDILVIRELTGGIYFGKPKGIEKLANGSERGINTEVYTTEEIQRIAKVAFDAARKRRKKVMSVDKANVLESSELWRRVVIETHKSYPDVELSHIYVDNAAMQLVRNPRQFDVMLCNNIFGDILSDEAAMLTGSIGMLPSASIGAQVGLFEPIHGSAPDIAGKNMANPIATIASAAMMLSYAFKLDKEAAAVEQAIVKTLDLGYRTKDIHSPGTRLVTTTEMSEAILRNLN, encoded by the coding sequence GTGAAGGCGAAGATTGCCGTATTAGCCGGTGATGGAGTGGGTCGAGAGATCGTCCCTGAAGCTGTGAAAGTGTTGAAGGCTGTGGCCGAAAAATTCCAGCACGGGTTCGAGTTTCTGTTCGGTCCTGTCGGCGGACAGGCTATCGACACAGTCGGTGTCCCGCTCCCACAGGAGACGCTGACCTTGGCTAAACAGAGCGATGCCGTTTTGCTTGGTGCAGTCGGCGGCCCTAAATGGGAAGGGCTGGACTATAACTTGCGTCCAGAACGCGCGCTGTTGGGATTGCGCGAGCATCTGGGCCTCTACGCGAACTTACGTCCGGCGAAGTTGTATCCGATGTTGGCTGATGCCTCCACGTTGAAACGCGAGGTGATTGAGGGGATCGACATCCTCGTCATTCGTGAACTGACCGGCGGCATCTATTTCGGGAAGCCCAAAGGAATTGAGAAGCTGGCGAACGGGAGCGAGCGGGGTATCAATACCGAGGTCTATACCACCGAAGAAATTCAGCGCATTGCGAAAGTCGCGTTTGATGCGGCGAGAAAGCGCCGGAAAAAGGTGATGTCTGTTGACAAAGCGAACGTGCTGGAGTCCTCAGAACTCTGGCGCCGCGTGGTCATCGAGACGCACAAAAGCTATCCGGATGTGGAGCTGAGCCATATCTATGTCGACAATGCGGCAATGCAACTGGTCCGCAATCCTCGGCAGTTCGACGTGATGCTGTGCAATAATATTTTCGGAGATATCCTGAGCGATGAAGCTGCGATGCTGACGGGGTCCATCGGCATGTTGCCGTCTGCCAGTATTGGCGCACAGGTTGGGCTCTTCGAGCCGATCCACGGAAGCGCGCCGGACATTGCCGGGAAGAACATGGCGAATCCCATTGCAACGATTGCTTCGGCGGCCATGATGTTGTCGTACGCGTTTAAGTTGGATAAAGAAGCAGCAGCTGTTGAGCAGGCCATCGTGAAAACTCTCGATCTCGGCTATCGCACAAAAGATATTCATAGCCCCGGTACTCGTCTTGTCACGACGACAGAAATGAGTGAGGCTATTTTGCGAAACCTGAACTAG
- a CDS encoding SMP-30/gluconolactonase/LRE family protein → MGTDLKTGFIQTVVGTGEPGWSGDGALALVACLNEPKGLTLDAEGNFFIADSENHVVRRIDRKTRCIKTVAGRAQGVESGAKHGSLVLVAEGEDDDPFADNGKGHDHAFTQQADLSGTVRYVVTGTALAKRFSGDGGPADQALLNFPTALAIDRAGHLYIADTLNHRVRRVDAVTGVITTVAGLGQPRCSGDGGLAVEAGLNEPAALAVSEEGVLYIADQNNNRVRELDLTTGVIKTVAGTGIAEYNGDGMAATETGLAGPSGLDLAPDGTLYIADSFNGRIRVIDPETGLIRTVAGDGGEYRYQGSDESPSTSLSRPSGITLDEEGNLYVTDSDNHLVRRWDRITGRIERVAGIGVARYGGDGGAALEAGLSYPFGIVMDRAGHVLVADTFNHRIREIVL, encoded by the coding sequence ATGGGCACGGATCTCAAAACAGGATTCATCCAGACCGTTGTCGGTACCGGAGAGCCTGGGTGGTCCGGTGATGGGGCCTTGGCTCTCGTCGCTTGTCTGAATGAGCCGAAGGGGCTCACCCTCGATGCAGAGGGGAACTTCTTCATCGCTGACTCCGAGAACCACGTTGTTCGGAGGATCGACAGGAAGACTCGATGTATCAAGACGGTCGCGGGACGCGCACAGGGGGTTGAATCGGGAGCGAAGCACGGCTCGCTTGTTCTGGTGGCTGAGGGGGAGGATGACGATCCTTTTGCTGACAATGGCAAAGGTCATGATCATGCCTTTACCCAACAGGCCGACTTGAGCGGGACCGTTCGTTATGTTGTGACCGGTACGGCGCTGGCCAAACGTTTCAGCGGAGATGGCGGGCCTGCTGATCAAGCCCTCTTGAATTTTCCAACCGCGCTCGCGATCGATCGGGCAGGACATCTCTACATTGCTGATACGCTGAACCATCGGGTGCGACGTGTGGATGCGGTGACAGGGGTGATCACGACAGTCGCAGGCCTGGGGCAACCCCGATGCTCAGGTGATGGAGGGTTGGCCGTGGAAGCGGGGTTGAATGAACCGGCTGCCTTGGCAGTGAGCGAGGAGGGCGTCCTCTATATTGCCGACCAAAATAACAACCGGGTGAGGGAGCTGGATTTAACCACCGGAGTGATCAAAACGGTCGCAGGCACCGGGATAGCTGAGTATAATGGAGATGGTATGGCAGCGACAGAAACCGGTCTAGCCGGTCCTAGTGGCCTAGACCTTGCGCCAGATGGCACGTTGTATATTGCCGATAGTTTTAACGGAAGGATTCGAGTTATTGATCCCGAGACCGGTCTCATACGAACTGTGGCTGGTGACGGCGGTGAGTATCGATACCAGGGGTCGGACGAATCACCCAGTACTAGCCTCTCCCGGCCATCGGGGATTACGTTGGATGAGGAGGGGAATCTGTACGTCACAGATTCGGACAACCATCTGGTGAGACGATGGGATCGAATCACTGGGCGTATTGAGCGCGTTGCAGGGATTGGTGTGGCGCGCTACGGAGGCGATGGAGGCGCGGCCCTCGAGGCCGGCTTGAGTTATCCGTTTGGCATCGTGATGGATCGCGCTGGGCATGTGCTCGTGGCCGATACTTTTAATCATCGCATTCGTGAAATCGTACTCTAG
- a CDS encoding aspartate-semialdehyde dehydrogenase, producing the protein MLKKKPGYAVAIVGATGAVGKETLEILEERKFPLTVLRLFASKRSAGEVLTCQDREWKVEELTPEVSFAGVDIAFISATDDISREYGRRLGAAGVVVIDDSGVFRMEADVPLVVPEVNAHALRAMPRGIVSIPNCTTTPLVMALKPLQDVVGVKRVVVTTFQSVSGTGAAAMDELMTQTKDLLAFRDAKAEVYPYQIAFNLLPHIGSFNNDGDCSEEVKIAKETRKILEAPTLRVTATTVRVPVLRCHSEAINVELERPLKPNEARAALAAMPGVIVYDDPSKKLYPMPLDATGKDDVYIGRIREDESITNGLNLWVVSDNLRKGAALNAVQIAEHLAKG; encoded by the coding sequence ATGTTGAAAAAGAAACCAGGATATGCCGTCGCGATCGTCGGTGCGACTGGGGCGGTCGGAAAAGAAACGCTCGAGATTCTTGAAGAGAGGAAGTTTCCATTGACCGTCCTTCGACTATTCGCTTCGAAACGTTCGGCCGGCGAAGTGTTGACTTGTCAGGACAGGGAATGGAAAGTGGAGGAGCTGACGCCTGAAGTCTCGTTTGCCGGTGTCGACATTGCATTTATTTCTGCGACCGACGACATCAGCCGCGAATATGGCCGTCGGCTTGGAGCGGCCGGTGTCGTGGTGATTGACGATAGCGGGGTCTTTCGCATGGAGGCCGATGTTCCACTAGTGGTGCCGGAGGTGAATGCTCATGCGCTGAGAGCAATGCCTCGCGGAATCGTCTCGATTCCCAACTGTACGACAACCCCGCTCGTCATGGCGCTTAAGCCGTTGCAGGATGTTGTGGGGGTGAAACGTGTTGTCGTCACGACGTTTCAGTCCGTGTCTGGAACCGGTGCCGCAGCGATGGATGAACTCATGACCCAAACGAAAGATCTGTTGGCATTTCGTGATGCGAAGGCCGAAGTATATCCTTACCAGATCGCTTTCAATCTCTTGCCGCACATCGGCTCCTTCAACAATGATGGGGATTGTTCTGAGGAAGTGAAAATCGCCAAGGAGACAAGGAAGATCCTTGAAGCCCCGACGCTGCGTGTGACGGCGACGACGGTACGGGTTCCGGTGCTGCGTTGCCACTCTGAGGCGATCAATGTTGAATTAGAACGGCCGCTCAAGCCGAATGAAGCCCGCGCGGCGTTGGCAGCGATGCCTGGCGTGATCGTGTACGATGATCCAAGCAAGAAACTCTATCCGATGCCGCTGGATGCGACCGGGAAGGATGATGTTTACATCGGTCGCATTAGAGAAGACGAATCGATTACCAATGGTCTGAACCTCTGGGTGGTATCAGACAATCTTCGCAAAGGGGCCGCGCTGAATGCGGTGCAGATCGCAGAACACCTGGCCAAAGGCTGA
- a CDS encoding DUF2905 domain-containing protein codes for MTEWGILGKIFIGVGACVVLAGLLMLVADRIPGVGSMLGWFGKLPGDISIRRDNFSFSFPIVTSLLLSVILSLVLCLITWIFRR; via the coding sequence ATGACTGAGTGGGGAATTCTAGGGAAAATATTCATCGGAGTCGGGGCTTGTGTGGTACTCGCCGGCCTGTTGATGTTGGTGGCAGACCGTATACCAGGAGTTGGGAGTATGCTGGGATGGTTCGGCAAGCTCCCCGGCGACATCTCGATCCGACGAGATAATTTCAGCTTTTCGTTTCCCATCGTCACGAGCCTACTCCTCAGCGTCATCCTGAGTCTGGTACTCTGTCTCATAACATGGATCTTTCGACGGTGA
- a CDS encoding SpoIID/LytB domain-containing protein, which produces MKQLKGVLYRTVVTGVCLLSLSCGAEAAESIRVLLAADVPRLDIQANGSLWVTDAKGRDQVLRAPVQVVADGAGFLLKGLRIQTEQLTLHGGEQGLVLTFPRLARKTNGVGMSTGDSSTEISLSGLVQLVRRGKGFLVINRVDLEEYVKGVVPAEVSSTWHQEMLKAQAVAARTYALYQKMLSATREYDVAATVQDQVYRGKQGIDGGILRAVEETRGLVVTYQNAPIYAAFSSTAAGLTEDAMNVWSKEYPYLKGVECPFDLASPYYRWKSSFKIDTLEESLRQQGFSVGTIATIAPLSFSRGGRVATLRVVHSGGELVLRGEELRKAVGYTIIPSTQFAIEFIGQDLVLSGFGAGHAVGMCQWGAKELAELGYSFSTILQYYYPGTELQSLTLVRPPTPPSS; this is translated from the coding sequence GTGAAACAACTGAAGGGTGTACTGTATCGAACCGTCGTGACGGGGGTGTGTCTTCTCAGCCTGTCCTGCGGGGCCGAGGCGGCTGAATCGATCCGTGTTCTGTTAGCGGCCGATGTGCCCAGGCTAGATATTCAAGCCAATGGTTCCTTGTGGGTGACGGATGCAAAGGGTCGTGATCAGGTTCTGCGAGCCCCAGTCCAGGTTGTGGCCGACGGAGCGGGGTTTCTGCTAAAGGGCCTCCGGATACAGACGGAACAACTGACATTACATGGCGGAGAGCAAGGCCTCGTGCTGACCTTCCCACGACTTGCCCGTAAGACCAATGGAGTGGGGATGTCAACAGGCGACTCCAGCACGGAGATTTCGCTGAGCGGTCTTGTCCAGCTCGTGCGAAGAGGCAAGGGGTTTTTAGTCATCAATCGGGTGGATCTTGAAGAGTACGTCAAGGGGGTGGTTCCCGCAGAGGTGAGTTCAACCTGGCACCAGGAAATGTTGAAAGCGCAGGCGGTCGCCGCACGGACCTATGCGCTCTACCAGAAAATGTTGAGTGCTACGCGGGAGTACGATGTGGCGGCGACGGTGCAGGATCAAGTCTATCGTGGAAAGCAGGGGATTGATGGGGGGATCCTGCGCGCGGTCGAAGAGACCCGTGGGCTGGTCGTCACCTATCAGAATGCGCCGATCTACGCAGCCTTCTCATCGACAGCCGCAGGCCTGACGGAAGATGCTATGAATGTGTGGTCGAAAGAGTACCCCTATCTCAAGGGTGTTGAATGTCCCTTCGATCTTGCCTCTCCCTATTATCGATGGAAGTCCTCGTTCAAAATCGATACGCTCGAGGAAAGTTTGCGACAGCAGGGATTTTCGGTGGGGACGATAGCAACGATCGCACCTCTGTCCTTCAGCCGCGGGGGACGTGTGGCGACGCTGCGTGTCGTCCACTCTGGTGGAGAGTTGGTTCTCCGCGGAGAAGAGTTGCGGAAAGCAGTTGGTTACACCATCATTCCCAGCACACAGTTTGCCATCGAATTTATCGGCCAAGATCTGGTGCTTTCCGGCTTTGGCGCAGGTCACGCCGTCGGGATGTGCCAGTGGGGAGCGAAGGAGCTGGCTGAATTAGGGTATTCATTTTCCACGATTCTGCAGTACTATTATCCCGGCACCGAACTGCAATCCCTGACACTGGTCCGACCTCCTACCCCGCCGTCCTCGTAA